In Rhodanobacter denitrificans, a single window of DNA contains:
- a CDS encoding YciI family protein: MPQYLVAIHHPDNYDPSLEDDAMVRDIQALNDEMAAAGAWFFAGGLQSASLAKSLRKRPGGEVVVTDGPYIEAKEYIGGFWILDAASMDEALAWGRKAVVACRASVEVREFLVMPTE; this comes from the coding sequence ATGCCGCAATATCTGGTGGCGATCCACCACCCCGACAACTACGACCCGTCGCTTGAAGACGATGCGATGGTCCGCGACATCCAGGCGCTCAATGACGAGATGGCGGCTGCCGGTGCCTGGTTCTTCGCCGGCGGCCTGCAATCGGCGTCCCTCGCGAAATCGCTGCGCAAGCGGCCCGGCGGAGAGGTGGTGGTCACCGATGGACCGTACATCGAGGCCAAGGAATACATCGGCGGCTTCTGGATACTCGACGCAGCCAGCATGGATGAGGCCCTGGCGTGGGGCCGCAAAGCCGTCGTCGCTTGCCGCGCATCGGTCGAGGTGCGCGAATTCCTCGTCATGCCAACGGAATAG
- the arr gene encoding NAD(+)--rifampin ADP-ribosyltransferase encodes MLYARATLDVATGGAELAVGAGRGRIDIVEPTGPIEDDPNLTDKKFPGNITRSYRSGSPFCVVGEVADWQGHSPGRLKQMLDRIEELRQQGVEAIEE; translated from the coding sequence GTGCTTTACGCCAGGGCGACACTGGACGTCGCCACCGGGGGCGCCGAGCTGGCCGTGGGGGCAGGGCGGGGGCGGATCGACATCGTGGAGCCCACCGGGCCGATCGAGGACGATCCCAACCTGACGGACAAGAAATTCCCCGGCAACATCACCCGATCGTATCGCTCCGGAAGTCCGTTCTGCGTCGTCGGCGAGGTGGCGGATTGGCAGGGTCATTCGCCCGGGCGGCTCAAGCAGATGCTCGATCGCATCGAAGAGCTCAGGCAACAGGGTGTCGAAGCCATCGAGGAATGA
- a CDS encoding XAC0095 family protein, whose translation MSTFDSDDLGTTGYFLPEDSQLRLKQLREYVGFLTNLARPRRPDEDQEWFSEIRPGEVAICMELLEEQIAQVLDELSWPAERGERVAAPKAEEEAEAEAEACTQAAEPDAAEPVTDEAGNRFLFGVTLDQVDEINLLLSSLRALGNVVTCSDHAELSDVTLSIMGDAIVRDVEKLRDINRDVNAQELEPSHRTKPGVREEWATYLALPACLPMGSASHVVRQHPTWQ comes from the coding sequence ATGTCGACGTTCGATTCGGATGATCTGGGAACGACGGGCTATTTCCTGCCGGAGGACAGCCAACTGCGGCTGAAGCAGCTACGCGAGTACGTGGGGTTCCTGACCAACCTGGCGCGACCGCGCAGGCCGGACGAGGATCAGGAATGGTTCTCGGAGATTCGCCCGGGCGAGGTGGCGATCTGCATGGAGTTGCTGGAGGAGCAGATCGCTCAGGTGCTGGACGAACTCTCCTGGCCGGCCGAGCGTGGCGAACGGGTGGCTGCACCCAAGGCCGAGGAGGAAGCGGAAGCGGAAGCGGAGGCTTGCACGCAAGCTGCAGAACCGGATGCCGCCGAGCCGGTGACGGATGAGGCCGGCAACCGCTTCCTCTTCGGCGTCACCCTGGATCAGGTCGACGAGATCAACCTGCTGCTGAGCAGCCTGCGGGCCCTTGGCAATGTGGTGACCTGCAGCGATCACGCCGAGTTATCCGACGTCACGCTGTCGATCATGGGCGATGCCATCGTCCGCGACGTGGAGAAGCTGCGAGACATCAACAGAGACGTGAATGCGCAGGAGTTGGAGCCCTCGCACCGGACGAAACCCGGTGTGCGTGAAGAGTGGGCCACCTATCTTGCGCTGCCCGCGTGTTTGCCCATGGGCAGCGCGTCGCACGTCGTGCGGCAGCATCCAACCTGGCAGTAG
- a CDS encoding helix-turn-helix domain-containing protein — protein sequence MAAPYEHFANRLRKALDRTDFVPGRGRTSALAARYAVSRETARKWLTGLALPELPRIIELAKDFDVNLEWLATGRGPIAPGVGEASALYRRLSDNENHLLDAFRKLPESKRQLLVKFLS from the coding sequence ATGGCAGCACCCTACGAGCACTTCGCGAACCGCCTGCGCAAGGCGCTGGACCGGACCGATTTCGTTCCTGGGCGCGGAAGGACAAGTGCCCTGGCCGCCCGCTACGCGGTATCGCGGGAGACCGCCCGCAAGTGGCTCACCGGCCTCGCCCTGCCCGAGCTCCCACGCATCATCGAACTGGCCAAGGATTTCGACGTCAACCTGGAATGGCTCGCCACCGGACGAGGCCCCATCGCGCCGGGCGTGGGTGAAGCCAGCGCCCTCTATCGTCGCCTGAGCGACAACGAGAACCACCTGCTCGATGCATTCCGCAAGCTGCCCGAATCGAAGCGGCAGTTGCTGGTGAAGTTCCTTTCCTGA
- a CDS encoding IS30 family transposase, which translates to MSYAHLSQDERYQIQHLHNGGFSAGEIGAQMQRTATTISRELRCNASDEGKYQARPAHCQSATRRRAASTLARIHPDQWVAVEARLVAEQWSPAQIANEVSISHERIYQHIAADRQRGGKLWRHLRCRKQRRRHRCGTPRQRFRGRRIAERPAIVESRKRVDDWEGDTIVGKGLSRVVTLVDRKSGLLRMRRVPNGEADTVMRAVVHALHPLQTRVHTLTWDNGSEFAEHAVIDIALHAKSFFADPYSSWQRGSNENTNGLVRQYLPKRCDLGAYTDADIQAIEDKINRRPRKRLGFGTPQQVFDASFNRGALRS; encoded by the coding sequence ATGAGCTACGCGCATCTGAGCCAAGACGAACGCTACCAGATTCAGCACCTTCACAACGGTGGCTTCTCGGCCGGCGAGATCGGTGCGCAGATGCAGCGCACGGCGACCACGATCAGCCGGGAGCTTCGGTGTAACGCAAGCGATGAAGGCAAGTATCAAGCACGACCCGCCCATTGCCAGAGCGCAACACGGCGGCGTGCTGCGAGCACGCTGGCGCGGATTCACCCGGATCAGTGGGTTGCTGTGGAGGCACGCCTGGTCGCTGAGCAGTGGAGTCCCGCGCAGATCGCCAACGAGGTATCCATCAGCCACGAACGCATCTATCAACACATCGCGGCCGATCGTCAGCGTGGCGGCAAGCTCTGGCGGCACCTGCGCTGCCGCAAGCAACGGCGCCGCCATCGTTGCGGCACACCGCGGCAGCGCTTCCGTGGACGGCGTATTGCTGAGCGACCGGCCATCGTGGAAAGCCGCAAACGGGTGGACGACTGGGAGGGCGACACCATCGTGGGCAAGGGGCTCTCGCGCGTGGTGACCCTGGTCGACCGCAAATCTGGCCTGCTGCGGATGCGTCGCGTACCCAACGGCGAGGCGGACACGGTCATGCGCGCCGTCGTCCACGCCCTGCATCCCTTACAGACTCGCGTGCACACCCTGACCTGGGACAACGGCAGTGAATTCGCCGAACACGCGGTGATCGATATCGCCCTCCACGCGAAGAGCTTTTTCGCCGACCCGTACTCCTCGTGGCAGCGCGGCAGCAACGAGAACACCAACGGATTGGTGCGGCAGTACCTGCCAAAGCGGTGCGATCTCGGTGCTTACACCGATGCCGACATCCAGGCGATTGAAGACAAGATCAACCGGCGGCCCCGAAAACGTTTAGGCTTCGGTACACCACAGCAAGTCTTCGATGCTTCCTTCAACCGTGGTGCACTTCGTAGTTGA
- a CDS encoding TonB family protein yields MKAKGLILGCMLLWMVGAAHASDLVAGEAAIRRGDYAVALVELRPLATQGVAAAQADIGSMYQQGLGVTKDVTQARQWYFKAATQGFGPAQSRLGHLYMDGKGGDQDYAKAFEWLGKAAEQGDVAAQSNLGMLYLRGLGTAQDFAKAAGWFFASATGGNAYAQTDLGLMYASGRGVPRDVAVGYALLVLSAPTLDASSGVAGGSARNRKVVAGLMTPTQLEASKLLASQMRVEGILPTLTKRGIALPQTMLDPTRPRAPPPPSAGILPAGIDLTYQRAHPAQYPKEAVAARHQGRVVVLALLKSNGEVEDAKVESSSGYPELDASALAAVSNWKYAPCTRYRQPVACYVREPVNFALTAGLAGLAVSTSGQQSDVPSGGESKCRPEMTVKECELTRMAGLLKRMDQASATISRSPGVAGNSLMDGYALAIQTAVTKNWLLPDGLPKATCRVNVVQLPGGKVESATADISCPYDDQGRRSVVNAVLRTENLPYKGFESVFRRNIVLTFFPPEPVSTEQTRTEKSGAIGGN; encoded by the coding sequence ATGAAAGCAAAGGGACTGATCCTCGGTTGCATGTTGCTATGGATGGTCGGAGCCGCGCATGCCTCCGATCTGGTGGCAGGCGAAGCGGCGATCCGACGCGGCGACTACGCTGTCGCGCTCGTCGAATTGCGGCCGCTGGCGACCCAGGGAGTTGCTGCCGCGCAGGCTGATATTGGCTCGATGTACCAACAGGGATTGGGTGTAACAAAGGACGTCACTCAAGCCCGTCAGTGGTACTTCAAGGCTGCCACTCAAGGGTTTGGTCCGGCCCAGAGCCGCCTTGGGCATCTGTACATGGATGGTAAGGGCGGTGACCAGGACTACGCCAAGGCGTTCGAGTGGCTGGGCAAGGCCGCAGAGCAAGGGGACGTCGCTGCGCAGAGCAATCTGGGTATGCTGTATTTGAGAGGGTTGGGCACAGCACAAGATTTCGCCAAGGCTGCGGGTTGGTTTTTCGCATCAGCCACCGGCGGAAACGCCTATGCGCAAACCGACCTCGGGCTCATGTATGCCTCAGGACGCGGAGTGCCAAGGGACGTGGCGGTGGGTTATGCATTGCTCGTGCTCTCCGCACCCACCCTTGATGCCAGTAGCGGAGTCGCCGGCGGATCCGCCAGAAACCGCAAGGTGGTTGCCGGCTTGATGACGCCGACACAGCTCGAAGCAAGCAAGTTACTCGCCAGTCAGATGCGGGTCGAAGGGATACTGCCGACGTTGACCAAGCGCGGGATCGCGCTACCTCAAACCATGCTGGATCCGACCAGGCCGCGCGCCCCTCCCCCTCCTTCGGCAGGAATCCTGCCGGCAGGCATAGACCTGACCTATCAGCGCGCACACCCTGCGCAATATCCCAAGGAAGCGGTTGCCGCACGCCATCAAGGACGTGTTGTCGTATTGGCCCTCCTGAAGTCCAACGGCGAGGTCGAGGATGCGAAGGTTGAGAGCAGCAGCGGGTACCCTGAACTTGATGCCAGCGCTCTTGCCGCGGTGAGTAACTGGAAGTATGCGCCCTGTACCCGATATCGCCAGCCCGTAGCCTGTTACGTACGGGAACCGGTGAACTTTGCACTGACGGCCGGTTTGGCTGGGTTGGCAGTGAGTACGTCGGGTCAGCAAAGCGATGTTCCTTCTGGTGGCGAATCCAAGTGCAGACCAGAGATGACCGTAAAAGAGTGCGAGTTGACTCGGATGGCTGGGCTTTTGAAGCGGATGGATCAGGCCTCCGCGACGATAAGCAGGTCGCCCGGTGTGGCGGGAAATTCCCTCATGGACGGTTATGCATTGGCCATTCAAACAGCGGTGACAAAGAACTGGCTTTTACCCGATGGTTTGCCCAAGGCGACATGCAGGGTCAATGTTGTCCAGTTGCCGGGTGGCAAGGTCGAGAGTGCCACGGCGGACATAAGCTGCCCGTATGACGATCAGGGGCGACGTTCGGTCGTGAATGCCGTGTTGCGAACCGAAAACTTGCCGTACAAAGGGTTCGAAAGCGTCTTTCGGCGAAACATCGTACTTACATTTTTCCCGCCCGAGCCCGTAAGTACGGAACAAACACGAACGGAAAAAAGTGGCGCTATTGGAGGCAATTGA
- a CDS encoding DNA adenine methylase, whose protein sequence is MIELLMRDNGLDGGHYFEPYAGGAGLALILLLDNVVDAIHINDVDPAVAVFWRSVIHQNKKLVSMVATQPVNMDAWHHWRSVMLGITQASELERGFATLFMNRTNRSGILKGGVIGGKAQSGAYKLDARFMRDDLCQRLTRIGEQATRVHVYEEDAHALLLTCHHFLPSKSLVYLDPPYYVKGAGLYRNFYKHEDHARIARLMASNRFRRPWIVSYDNVNEIQEMYAFSSSFTYGLNYTAQRRYVGDEVMFFSERLKTINLDEERSRAA, encoded by the coding sequence TTGATCGAGCTCCTGATGCGTGACAACGGGCTTGATGGTGGGCACTACTTTGAGCCCTATGCCGGCGGGGCGGGTCTTGCACTCATCCTTTTGTTGGACAACGTGGTCGATGCAATCCACATCAATGACGTAGACCCAGCGGTTGCTGTCTTTTGGCGATCAGTCATACACCAGAACAAGAAACTCGTTTCTATGGTGGCAACTCAGCCTGTCAATATGGATGCTTGGCATCATTGGCGGTCGGTGATGTTAGGCATCACGCAAGCCAGCGAACTGGAACGTGGTTTCGCCACATTGTTCATGAATCGCACTAATCGCTCAGGAATCCTCAAGGGTGGAGTGATTGGCGGAAAAGCGCAGAGCGGCGCATACAAGTTGGACGCGCGGTTCATGCGAGATGATCTTTGCCAAAGGTTGACGCGCATCGGGGAGCAAGCAACACGTGTGCACGTATACGAAGAAGATGCGCATGCACTTCTACTGACTTGCCATCATTTCCTTCCTAGTAAGTCCCTGGTCTATCTAGATCCGCCCTACTACGTCAAAGGTGCAGGCTTGTATCGCAACTTCTACAAACACGAGGACCACGCAAGAATAGCTCGGCTTATGGCTAGCAACCGGTTCCGTAGGCCTTGGATAGTTTCCTACGACAACGTGAATGAAATTCAGGAAATGTATGCATTCTCCTCATCCTTCACTTACGGCTTGAACTATACGGCGCAGCGGCGCTACGTCGGAGATGAGGTCATGTTCTTCAGCGAGCGTTTGAAGACCATCAATCTGGACGAAGAACGCTCGCGAGCCGCCTAA
- a CDS encoding AAA family ATPase, producing the protein MAKTQIVATNNDSRILVRSIEFGHPPFRKLSNLKLSIAERLTLIAGHNGIGKSTILGLLTNTFGLTEGPKSYFGDHFYANIEKIVYLALDEVEPSQKQLSSQPIVVSDVEGVIVRKRCAMTKRVKEKRARVVPRTVDRADNDPVGQDAKIPLPTLYLGIRRLASIGEANDRDVAVSESTMHVDDRKVMVDFMNAVILGVEVTTDVTEQSIKGANKRTSQPGYKHHDALAVSMGQDSLGSIATALASFSKLKREQDAGYRGGLLVIDELDVGFHPHAIDRLAKNLKAYAKKLNLQIIATTHSPRLIEAIHPDGAGDRRAPDTVVYLLDTTTPRIAEDQSLQAIIDDMSLREDMPVKASKPVLGVYFEDEEGKQFFDALVPAARKAALGNKYGVRIRPIGLGVGGSNLIKLPDHDPIFKDRVLIVDADTSIPERAARRKNTLKLPCPAGASGTDRSPENVIKNFIRSMITATDGHLRQALLQLSPPNPSSDKLLAAFFPDNTGQSNDRDSSKSWWTGHWEKLKRWGILNTWIAHHSVVVDHFLDEFEKAVAATSRRLK; encoded by the coding sequence ATGGCAAAAACCCAAATCGTGGCAACAAATAACGATTCAAGGATCTTGGTGCGGTCGATCGAGTTCGGTCATCCCCCATTTCGTAAGCTATCCAATCTGAAGCTTTCGATTGCCGAAAGGTTGACATTGATAGCAGGCCACAATGGCATCGGGAAGTCCACGATTCTTGGACTTCTCACGAACACTTTTGGATTAACGGAGGGGCCCAAGAGCTACTTCGGCGATCACTTCTACGCGAACATCGAGAAGATCGTATATCTGGCCCTGGACGAAGTAGAGCCTTCGCAAAAACAATTATCCTCTCAGCCAATAGTTGTCTCCGATGTTGAAGGAGTTATTGTCAGGAAGCGATGCGCGATGACAAAGCGTGTGAAAGAGAAGCGCGCGCGCGTCGTTCCGAGAACCGTCGACCGAGCGGATAATGATCCGGTCGGACAAGATGCCAAGATCCCTCTTCCCACGCTTTACCTCGGCATTCGTCGGCTTGCGTCGATTGGCGAAGCTAATGACCGCGACGTGGCAGTCAGTGAGTCAACTATGCATGTTGATGATCGCAAAGTCATGGTTGACTTCATGAATGCCGTGATTCTTGGAGTCGAGGTCACGACTGACGTCACCGAGCAAAGTATTAAAGGCGCGAATAAGCGAACCAGCCAACCTGGCTACAAGCATCACGATGCCCTTGCCGTGTCGATGGGTCAGGATAGCCTTGGGAGTATCGCTACAGCTCTCGCATCATTCAGCAAACTTAAGCGTGAGCAGGATGCAGGTTATAGAGGTGGCCTCTTGGTCATCGATGAGTTGGACGTCGGGTTTCACCCGCATGCAATTGATCGCCTCGCAAAAAATCTAAAGGCATATGCAAAGAAGCTTAACTTGCAGATCATTGCTACTACGCATTCTCCGCGCCTGATTGAGGCAATTCATCCGGATGGGGCTGGGGATCGGCGCGCTCCGGATACAGTGGTGTATTTGCTGGACACAACCACTCCTCGCATCGCAGAAGATCAATCACTCCAAGCCATCATCGACGATATGTCTCTTCGAGAGGACATGCCCGTCAAAGCTTCGAAGCCAGTTCTCGGTGTGTACTTTGAAGACGAAGAAGGTAAGCAGTTCTTCGATGCTTTGGTTCCGGCCGCTAGGAAGGCCGCTCTTGGCAACAAATACGGCGTAAGGATTCGGCCAATTGGCTTGGGTGTAGGCGGATCGAACCTGATCAAGCTTCCGGATCACGATCCCATTTTCAAAGACCGGGTATTGATCGTTGACGCCGATACTTCGATACCAGAAAGGGCAGCGAGACGAAAGAACACGTTGAAGCTACCGTGCCCGGCGGGAGCCTCCGGTACCGATCGCTCGCCTGAGAACGTCATCAAGAACTTCATTCGTTCAATGATAACGGCAACTGACGGCCACCTCCGACAAGCACTTCTCCAGCTAAGCCCGCCTAACCCGTCTAGCGACAAGCTCTTGGCGGCGTTCTTTCCGGACAATACCGGACAAAGTAACGATCGGGATTCCAGCAAAAGTTGGTGGACAGGCCACTGGGAGAAGTTGAAACGGTGGGGAATACTCAATACGTGGATTGCTCATCATTCCGTAGTAGTTGATCACTTTCTTGACGAGTTCGAGAAAGCTGTAGCGGCAACATCGCGCCGCCTCAAGTAG
- the hutU gene encoding urocanate hydratase encodes MTAPTRIDTTRTIRAPRGSELSCKSWLSEAPFRMLQNNLDPEVAENPAELVVYGGIGRAARNWECFDAILKALRELNDDETLLVQSGKPVGVFRTHADAPRVLIANSNLVPHWATWEHFNELDKKGLMMYGQMTAGSWIYIGSQGIIQGTYETFVEMGRQHYGGNLKGKWLLTAGLGGMGAAQPLAASLAGMCSLNVECQQSRIDFRLKTRYVDEQASDLDDALARIAKYTKAGEAKSIALLGNAADVLPELVRRGVRPDAVTDQTSAHDPVNGYLPQGWTVEQWFERRKADPVGTARAAKLSMKTHVEAMLAFHAQDIPTFDYGNNIRQMAKDVGCENAFAFPGFVPAYVRPLFCRGIGPFRWVALSGDPEDIYKTDQKVKELIPDDAHLHRWLDMAKERISFQGLPARICWVGLGLRDKLGLAFNEMVRNGELKAPVVIGRDHLDSGSVASPNRETEAMKDGSDAVSDWPLLNAMLNVAGGATWVSLHHGGGVGMGYSQHSGIVIVCDGTAEADKRIARVLWNDPGTGVMRHADAGYEIAVECAKEQGLKLPMV; translated from the coding sequence ATGACCGCACCCACCCGCATCGACACCACCCGCACCATCCGCGCGCCGCGCGGCAGCGAGCTTTCCTGCAAGAGCTGGCTCAGCGAGGCGCCGTTCCGCATGCTGCAGAACAACCTCGATCCGGAGGTGGCGGAGAACCCGGCCGAGCTGGTGGTGTACGGCGGCATCGGGCGGGCGGCGCGCAACTGGGAGTGTTTCGACGCGATCCTGAAAGCGCTGCGCGAACTGAACGACGACGAGACCCTGCTGGTGCAGTCCGGCAAGCCGGTCGGCGTGTTCCGCACGCATGCCGACGCGCCGCGCGTGCTGATCGCGAACTCCAACCTTGTGCCGCACTGGGCCACTTGGGAGCACTTCAACGAGCTCGATAAGAAAGGCCTGATGATGTACGGCCAGATGACCGCCGGCTCGTGGATCTACATCGGCTCGCAGGGCATCATCCAGGGCACCTACGAAACCTTCGTCGAGATGGGCCGCCAGCACTACGGCGGCAACCTCAAGGGCAAGTGGCTGCTTACCGCCGGCCTCGGCGGCATGGGCGCCGCGCAGCCGCTGGCCGCCTCGCTGGCCGGCATGTGCAGCCTCAACGTCGAATGCCAGCAGAGCCGCATCGACTTCCGCCTGAAGACCCGCTACGTGGACGAACAGGCCAGCGACCTCGACGACGCGCTGGCGCGCATCGCGAAATACACCAAAGCGGGCGAGGCAAAATCCATCGCGCTGCTCGGCAACGCCGCCGACGTGCTGCCGGAACTTGTGCGCCGCGGCGTGCGCCCCGACGCCGTCACCGACCAGACCAGCGCGCACGATCCGGTCAACGGCTACCTGCCGCAGGGCTGGACGGTGGAGCAGTGGTTCGAGCGCCGCAAGGCCGACCCAGTCGGCACCGCGCGCGCCGCCAAGCTGTCGATGAAGACCCACGTCGAGGCGATGCTCGCGTTCCACGCGCAGGACATCCCCACCTTCGACTACGGCAACAACATCCGCCAGATGGCCAAGGACGTCGGCTGCGAGAACGCGTTCGCGTTCCCCGGCTTCGTGCCCGCCTACGTGCGCCCGCTGTTCTGCCGCGGCATCGGTCCATTCCGCTGGGTCGCGCTCTCGGGCGACCCGGAAGACATCTACAAGACCGACCAGAAAGTGAAGGAGCTGATCCCCGACGACGCCCACCTGCACCGCTGGCTGGACATGGCGAAGGAGCGCATCAGCTTCCAGGGGTTGCCGGCGCGCATCTGCTGGGTGGGCCTGGGCCTGCGCGACAAGCTGGGGCTGGCGTTCAACGAGATGGTGCGCAATGGGGAGTTGAAGGCGCCGGTGGTGATTGGGCGCGATCACCTCGACTCCGGCTCGGTGGCTTCACCGAATCGCGAAACCGAGGCGATGAAGGACGGCAGCGATGCGGTGTCCGACTGGCCGTTGCTCAATGCGATGCTCAACGTGGCCGGGGGCGCGACGTGGGTTTCGTTGCATCATGGGGGTGGGGTGGGGATGGGGTATTCGCAGCACTCCGGCATCGTGATCGTGTGCGACGGCACGGCTGAGGCGGACAAGCGGATTGCGCGAGTGTTGTGGAATGATCCGGGGACTGGCGTGATGCGGCATGCGGATGCGGGGTATGAGATTGCGGTGGAGTGTGCGAAAGAGCAGGGGTTGAAGTTGCCGATGGTTTGA